One window of the Osmerus mordax isolate fOsmMor3 chromosome 2, fOsmMor3.pri, whole genome shotgun sequence genome contains the following:
- the LOC136962537 gene encoding gamma-crystallin M3-like: protein MGRIIFYEDRNFQGRSYEASSDCPDMSSYLSRCSSCRVESGCFMVYERPNYMGQQMLVRRGEYPDNQRLMGMNRSDCIKSCHMIPMHKGVFRMRIFERENFSGQMHELMDNCESIQERFRMNDFQSCKVMEGHWLMYEQPHYRGRQMYLSPGEYGSMREMGMDIRTGSMRRIMESC, encoded by the exons ATGGGCAGG ATCATCTTCTACGAGGACAGGAACTTCCAGGGTCGCTCCTATGAGGCCAGCAGCGACTGCCCTGACATGTCCTCCTACCTGAGTCGCTGCAGCTCCTGCAGGGTGGAGAGTGGCTGCTTCATGGTCTATGAGAGGCCCAATTATATGGGCCAACAGATGTTGGTGAGACGGGGAGAATACCCAGACAACCAGCGTCTAATGGGAATGAATAGAAGCGACTGCATCAAATCCTGCCACATGATCCCCATG CACAAGGGAGTCTTCAGGATGAGGATCTTTGAGAGGGAGAATTTCTCTGGTCAGATGCATGAGCTAATGGACAACTGTGAATCCATCCAGGAACGCTTCCGTATGAACGACTTCCAATCCTGCAAGGTCATGGAAGGCCACTGGCTGATGTATGAGCAGCCTCACtacagaggcaggcagatgtACCTGAGCCCTGGAGAGTACGGGAGCATGAGGGAGATGGGCATGGACATAAGAACTGGCTCCATGAGACGTATAATGGAATCATGTTAG
- the LOC136962579 gene encoding gamma-crystallin M2-like isoform X1 has translation MGKVRSRIVFFEDKNFQGRCYECRSDCLDLHSYFSRCNSIRVESGCWVLYERPNYGGYQYILNPGEYPDHQQWMGFNDNIKSCRSIKNVYGNSWKIRFYDKRDFGGQMAEWSEDCPSFTDTFKFHEFHSCVVMDGAWALYEQPSYHGRQYFLERGEYQNYSDWGANSPAVGSFRRITEF, from the exons ATGGGGAAGGTAAGAAGTCGT ATTGTATTCTTTGAGGATAAGAATTTCCAAGGTCGCTGCTATGAGTGCAGGAGCGATTGCCTTGATCTACACTCCTACTTCAGCCGCTGCAACTCTATCAGAGTGGAGAGTGGCTGCTGGGTGCTGTATGAGCGCCCCAACTACGGGGGCTACCAGTATATTCTGAACCCTGGAGAGTACCCTGACCACCAGCAGTGGATGGGCTTCAATGACAACATCAAATCATGCCGCTCAATTAAAAAC GTCTATGGAAATTCCTGGAAGATCCGATTCTACGACAAACGGGATTTCGGAGGCCAGATGGCCGAGTGGAGCGAGGACTGCCCATCTTTCACTGATACCTTCAAGTTCCACGAGTTTCACTCCTGTGTGGTGATGGATGGTGCCTGGGCCCTGTATGAGCAGCCCAGCTACCACGGTCGCCAGTACTTCCTGGAGCGCGGGGAGTACCAGAACTACTCTGACTGGGGTGCCAACTCCCCTGCTGTGGGGTCCTTCCGCAGGATCACTGAGTTCTAG
- the LOC136962579 gene encoding gamma-crystallin M2-like isoform X2 — MGKIVFFEDKNFQGRCYECRSDCLDLHSYFSRCNSIRVESGCWVLYERPNYGGYQYILNPGEYPDHQQWMGFNDNIKSCRSIKNVSPSTTQNLIRFYDKRDFGGQMAEWSEDCPSFTDTFKFHEFHSCVVMDGAWALYEQPSYHGRQYFLERGEYQNYSDWGANSPAVGSFRRITEF; from the exons ATGGGGAAG ATTGTATTCTTTGAGGATAAGAATTTCCAAGGTCGCTGCTATGAGTGCAGGAGCGATTGCCTTGATCTACACTCCTACTTCAGCCGCTGCAACTCTATCAGAGTGGAGAGTGGCTGCTGGGTGCTGTATGAGCGCCCCAACTACGGGGGCTACCAGTATATTCTGAACCCTGGAGAGTACCCTGACCACCAGCAGTGGATGGGCTTCAATGACAACATCAAATCATGCCGCTCAATTAAAAACGTGAGCCCATCAACAACACAAAACCTT ATCCGATTCTACGACAAACGGGATTTCGGAGGCCAGATGGCCGAGTGGAGCGAGGACTGCCCATCTTTCACTGATACCTTCAAGTTCCACGAGTTTCACTCCTGTGTGGTGATGGATGGTGCCTGGGCCCTGTATGAGCAGCCCAGCTACCACGGTCGCCAGTACTTCCTGGAGCGCGGGGAGTACCAGAACTACTCTGACTGGGGTGCCAACTCCCCTGCTGTGGGGTCCTTCCGCAGGATCACTGAGTTCTAG
- the LOC136962579 gene encoding gamma-crystallin M2-like isoform X3: MGKIVFFEDKNFQGRCYECRSDCLDLHSYFSRCNSIRVESGCWVLYERPNYGGYQYILNPGEYPDHQQWMGFNDNIKSCRSIKNVYGNSWKIRFYDKRDFGGQMAEWSEDCPSFTDTFKFHEFHSCVVMDGAWALYEQPSYHGRQYFLERGEYQNYSDWGANSPAVGSFRRITEF, from the exons ATGGGGAAG ATTGTATTCTTTGAGGATAAGAATTTCCAAGGTCGCTGCTATGAGTGCAGGAGCGATTGCCTTGATCTACACTCCTACTTCAGCCGCTGCAACTCTATCAGAGTGGAGAGTGGCTGCTGGGTGCTGTATGAGCGCCCCAACTACGGGGGCTACCAGTATATTCTGAACCCTGGAGAGTACCCTGACCACCAGCAGTGGATGGGCTTCAATGACAACATCAAATCATGCCGCTCAATTAAAAAC GTCTATGGAAATTCCTGGAAGATCCGATTCTACGACAAACGGGATTTCGGAGGCCAGATGGCCGAGTGGAGCGAGGACTGCCCATCTTTCACTGATACCTTCAAGTTCCACGAGTTTCACTCCTGTGTGGTGATGGATGGTGCCTGGGCCCTGTATGAGCAGCCCAGCTACCACGGTCGCCAGTACTTCCTGGAGCGCGGGGAGTACCAGAACTACTCTGACTGGGGTGCCAACTCCCCTGCTGTGGGGTCCTTCCGCAGGATCACTGAGTTCTAG
- the LOC136962616 gene encoding gamma-crystallin M2-like: MEHMGKIIFFEDKNFQGRHYECSSDCPELNTHFSRCNSIRVESGSWVLYERPNFTGYQYILTRGEFPDYQRWMGYNDNIRSCRIIRNTSDTFRMRIYERPDFSGQMMEISEDMDNVSECWHYREVHSANVMDGAWVFYELPSYRGRQYLLEKAEYRHFTEWGAMLPKVGSFRRIQDF; the protein is encoded by the exons ATGGAGCACATGGGAAAG ATCATCTTCTTTGAGGACAAGAACTTCCAGGGGCGTCACTATGAGTGCAGCAGTGACTGTCCTGAGCTAAATACCCATTTCAGCCGCTGCAACTCCATCAGGGTGGAGAGTGGCTCCTGGGTGCTCTATGAACGGCCCAACTTCACGGGCTACCAGTACATCCTAACCAGGGGGGAGTTTCCAGACTACCAGCGCTGGATGGGCTACAACGACAACATCAGGTCTTGCCGCATAATCCGAAAT ACCTCTGACACGTTCCGGATGCGTATCTATGAGCGCCCTGACTTCAGCGGCCAGATGATGGAGATTAGCGAGGATATGGACAACGTGTCGGAGTGCTGGCACTACCGTGAGGTCCATTCTGCCAATGTCATGGATGGGGCTTGGGTGTTCTACGAGCTCCCGAGCTACCGTGGCCGCCAGTATCTGCTGGAAAAAGCAGAGTACCGTCACTTCACCGAGTGGGGAGCCATGCTCCCTAAAGTTGGGTCATTCCGCCGTATACAGGACTTTTAG
- the LOC136962621 gene encoding gamma-crystallin M3-like, which yields MTMGRIIFYEDRNFQGRSYETSSDCPELTSHLSRCHSCRVENGSFMVYDRPNFMGNQYFMRRGEYSDYMSMMGMNECIRSSRMIPMYRGNYRMRIYERENFGGQMHELMDDCDSIMDRHRMSDCQSCNVMDGHWLMYEQPHYRGRQMYMRPGEYKSFREMGMSNMRFMSMRRIMDSM from the exons ATGACCATGGGCAGG ATCATCTTCTACGAGGACAGGAACTTCCAGGGTCGTTCCTATGAGACCAGCAGCGACTGTCCTGAGCTGACCTCCCACCTCAGCCGCTGCCACTCCTGCAGGGTGGAGAATGGTTCCTTCATGGTCTATGACCGCCCCAACTTCATGGGAAACCAGTACTtcatgaggaggggagagtacTCTGACTACATGAGCATGATGGGAATGAACGAATGCATCAGGTCCAGCCGTATGATCCCCATG TACAGAGGAAACTACAGGATGAGGATCTACGAGAGGGAGAACTTCGGAGGCCAGATGCACGAACTGATGGATGATTGTGACTCCATCATGGATCGTCACCGCATGTCTGACTGCCAGTCCTGCAACGTCATGGATGGCCACTGGCTGATGTACGAGCAGCCCCACtacagaggcaggcagatgtACATGAGGCCTGGAGAGTACAAGAGCTTCAGAGAGATGGGCATGAGCAATATGAGGTTCATGAGCATGAGACGTATCATGGATTCTATGTAA